In a single window of the Littorina saxatilis isolate snail1 linkage group LG3, US_GU_Lsax_2.0, whole genome shotgun sequence genome:
- the LOC138960795 gene encoding uncharacterized protein: MAIVTSGNNFGKIEMLGKHLNLKMLSRTSFFQIQGHYIVPTIDDFWKDHQTRVLDSIRNKEIVVLGDGRNDSPGYCAQYCTYTLMDSETKNILTIKTVHKRETDGKSPRMETEGFRRAMSDLLQKGINVKEVVTDAHTGIGAVMKGTYPALSHSHDIWHAAKNLSKKLTKLGSLRKHAALQKWTKDIVNHFWFTCRTATDHRQFVELLCGVLHHITGDHEWALGCCQHGELSDSDRNKPWLDAREDSDTIKELANILLHPRLLSKVKHYLNFRSTADLEVFHQHILMYCAKRYAYTPPVYRIRNVLAALDHNFHLGRSVKTKPDGQIQYHRCFNKKSGRWTVFPVKEEKDYSYLKDLTLQALLKRMQDRRGMKRSRDLEDADPRRIARTIMGQAPPPTAQLAAEQVSRFSGTPAFSSN; the protein is encoded by the exons ATGGCAATAGTGACATCGGGCAACAATTTTGGCAAAATCGAAATGCTGGGGAAGCACCTGAACTTGAAGATGCTCTCAAGGACGTCCTTCTTCCAGATTCAGGGCCATTACATTGTTCCAACGATCGATGATTTCTGGAAGGATCACCAGACCAGGGTCCTGGACTCAATTAGAAACAAGGAGATAGTTGTTTTGG GAGATGGCCGCAATGACTCGCCTGGGTACTGTGCCCAGTACTGCACATACACTTTGATGGACAGTGAAACCAAAAACATCCTGACCATCAAAACTGTCCACAAGAGGGAGACGGACGGAAAGTCGCCACGAATGGAGACAGAGGGCTTCCGCAGGGCAATGAGTGACCTCCTGCAGAAGGGCATCAATGTGAAGGAGGTGgtcacagatgcacacacaggCATTGGAGCTGTGATGA AGGGCACATATCCTGCTTTGAGTCATTCGCACGACATCTGGCATGCTGCGAAGAACCTGAGCAAGAAACTAACAAAG CTTGGAAGCCTAAGGAAACATGCTGCTCTACAGAAGTGGACGAAAGACATCGTGAATCATTTTTGGTTCACCTGCCGAACAGCTACAGACCACAGGCAGTTTGtg GAGCTCCTTTGCGGTGTTTTGCACCACATCACAGGAGACCATGAGTGGGCCCTTGGATGCTGCCAGCATGGTGAGCTGTCTGAcagtgacagaaacaaaccttgGCTGGACGCCAGAGAGGACAGCGATACCATCAAGGAACTGGCTAACATTCTCCTGCACCCTCGCCTTCTCAGTAAAGTGAAACACTACTTGAACTTCCG GAGCACAGCTGACCTGGAGGTGTTTCACCAGCACATACTCATGTATTGTGCCAAGAGGTATGCTTACACGCCTCCAGTGTACAGGATCAGGAATGTCCTTGCTGCTCTGGACCACAACTTCCATTTGGGGAGGAGTGTGAAAACAAAACCAGATGGACAAATCCA GTACCACCGTTGCTTCAATAAAAAAAGTGGACGGTGGACTGTGTTCCCTGTGAAAGAGGAAAAAGACTACAGCTACCTAAAAGACCTGACCCTCCAGGCTCTTCTCAAGCGCATGCAGGACAGACGCGGAATGAAGAGGAGCAGAGACCTGGAGGATGCTGATCCCCGCCGCATTGCCCGAACCATCATGGGTCAGGCTCCGCCCCCAACTGCTCAGCTGGCAGCTGAGCAGGTGTCCAGATTTTCTGGCACACCAGCTTTTTCTTCAAACTAG